GCTCGTCCTCGAAAACCGGCTGCGTGTCATCGTACTCCTGGCGGCGTTGCGTTTCGCCACGTTCCTCCTGCCAGTGCTGGCGCGAACCAGCGTCACGATCTTGTTGCTGATCCTCATCGAAATCTTCGCCGTACGATTCCTGCGCGCGGCGGCTCTCTTCGGGCGGCGGCAACGAACCCGGCGGAGGAAATCCCAGTAGATCAGCGACCGGATCGTGCGCCGGCGGCCGAGTTTCCGCTTCGGCAGGCACTTCAATGCCCAGCTCGCCAGCCAAAGCATTCCAATCGGAGTTTGATTTTTTGGGCGGAGGCGAATCCTGCGCCGACGGCGGTGGAGATCGGCGCGGTGGCGGAGCAGGGGGTGTTGCCGCGGGCGGAGGCGGGGCGCTTTCCGCACCCGGCTGAACTCCCAGTTCGTCGGCCAGCGATCGCCAAGGATCGTTCGGATTGTCGCTCATAAGGTTCCTATTTGAATTGTTTCCGCCGACCTGTGTTTGAAAACAGAGGCCGTGCGAAGTCAGATTTGCGCGTGTGAATTGTCGCGGCGGGTTCTGTTTGCCTTTCATCGTCAGTATAAAGCGCGTGTCGCAAACTGGGAAGGCGGGCTGCGGGTGGCTTGTGCTGTGGATTGCGTTATCTGCGGCAATTTGCGTTCGCATTCGTATATTCATCGAGGCCAACTTCGCATTGGTCCTGTGTGCTGGAGCAATGTAGAATTGCTCGGACCAATTTTCATGGGGAGTTCGAATGAATCGCCAATCCACAGGAACCGCTGCCGCCAGTCCCCCCGCAGACATGAAATGTGTCGAGGAAGTTGAAGTTCGCGGACACATTATCGACAGTTTGCTGCTGCCCAAGATTTTGGACGTGATTATGGCCGGCGGCGGCGCGTTTCGCATTAAAAACATTGCCATTGGCCAAAGCCGGACCGACGCCAGTTACGCCCTGCTGGAAGTGCAATCGCCGACTGCGGAAACGCTTTCGCAAATTCTGGCGCAAATTGCCGATCACGGGGCCGTACCCACCGCATTGAACGATGCACGCTGGGAGCCGGCCGACATCGACGGCGCCTTTCCCGAAGGCTTTTACAGCACCACCAACCAGCGCACCGAAGTGCGGTTGGATGGGCATTGGGTTCCCGTGGCCGATCAGGAAATGGATTGCGGCGTGCTGGTGGAAAAAAGTGCAACTTCCTCAAAGGCAAGTTCGAACGCCGCAGCGGCCCATTCCGTCTCGGCCCGCTGCATCGCCATGACCGACGTGCGCCGCGGAATGCAAATTGTCGTCGGCCACTCCGGCGTGCGCGTGTTTCCGGAAGAACGAAAAATGGAGCGGCAGACATTCGAATTCATGAACAGCGCCGTCTCCACTGAAAAACCCAAGGGAGTGGCCATTCGGCAAATCGCCCAGGAAATGTTCCAAACGCGCGCCAGCGGCGGCAAGTCGCTGTTGGTGGGCGGCCCGGCCATTGTTCACACCGGCAGCGGGCCCTATGTGTGCGAACTGATTCGCCGCGGTTACATTCATAAGCTTTTTGCCGGCAACGCGTTGGCCACCCACGATATTGAGCAATCGCTGTTCGGCACCAGTCTGGGCGTGCATTTGGAACGGGGTGATTTGGCCGAAGCGGGGCACGAACATCATTTGCGGGCCATTAACCGCATTCGCCGCGCCGGCGGCATTCGCCCGGCGGTAGAGCAGGGGATTCTGCGCAGCGGCATCATGTATGAGTGTGTAAAAAACAACGTCGACTTTCTTCTGGCCGGCAGCATTCGCGACGATGGCCCGTTGCCGGAAGTCATTACCGATTCGCTGGAAGCGCAGCGGCAAATGCGCGAAAAAATTCGCGATCTTACGTTTTGCTTGATGATCGCCACCACGTTGCACTCGGTGGCCGTGGGCAATTTGTTGCCGGCCTGGGTGAAAGTGGTGTGCGTCGACATCAACCCCTCGACGGTCATCAAGTTGAACGATCGCGGCTCGTTCCAAACCGTGGGGCTAGTGACCGACGTGGAACCGTTCCTCCGCGCCCTGGTGGAAGATCTGGAATCGCTGGAGAAAAAACCGGGATAATTCAGCCCCTGCGGGGCGCAGTGGACGAAAGCCAATTCTTCGCCGATAATAAAGGCAGAAACCTCGGAGATTCGAGAAATGGCATCCGAAATCGCGCCCCCTAAACTCTTCGAACCGCTTAGCGAACATCAGCGCCGCCAGCTTCATGAACGCTTGATGTTAATGCTGCAGGGAGACGAGGAAGATCTGCGCGAGCAACGCGAAACGTTTGAGTATCTTAAAAAAGTGCTCGACGAAGATCGATTTTCCACCAGAAAGCTCTTTCAATGAGCCAGGTTGTGTTGCTCGATACCGGGGTGCTCGGCCTGGCCAGCAATCCACGGATTTCGGCAAACGCGAATGCTTGCATGCGGTGGATTGATTCTTTGTTGGCTGCGGGTGATTTTCCTCGTGTTCCTGCCATTACGGATTATGAAGTTCGGCGAGAACTGCTACGGGCTGGCAAAACGCGCGGCCAAGCACGACTGGATGCCCTGATTGAGATCATGGGATACTTGCCGTTGTCTCCACGCACGCTTTGCCTGGCAGCACATTTGTGGGCTGACGCCCGCCAACGAGGACGACCCACGGCGTTGGATGCGGCGCTCGACGCAGATGTGATACTTGCAGCTCAGGCACAGGAAATTCTGACGGATTTCGGACCATCCGTGATTGTCGCCACGGGCAATGTTGCGCATTTATCTCGCTATGTCGAAGCGCGCCCTTGGCAAGATATTCAGCCCAGCCAGCCGCCGGGGTGAAATATGCCTTCTGTCCAACGTTGCATCCTCATGTGTCCGCCCGATTTTTATGGGATCGAGTATGAGATTAATCCCTGGATGAGTCGGCAGCGGCAAAGCGATCGGCCAGTGACCGCCGCGCAGTGGACAGCGCTCAAGCAATTGTTGGAGGCGGTCGGCGCCATCATCGAATTGCTGCCGCCGCAACCCGGCTTGCCTGATTTGGTGTTCACCGCCAATGCTGCGCTCATTTACCGCAACACGGCCGTCATGGCGCGGTTCCGGCATCCGGAGCGGCAGGGAGAAGTGTCGCATGATGAAGCTTGGCTGCGTGAACATGGTTTCGAAATCCGCCACGTTCCCGAAAATTTGCACTTTGAAGGGGCCGGAGACGCACTGTTTTGCGGCGATACGTTGTTTGCCGGCTACCGCATCCGCAGCCATGCCCTGAGCGAACAACAAATTGGCGAAATGCTCAGCTGCCGGGTAATTCCCGTCGAGTTGGTCGATCCGTACTACTATCACCTCGATACCTGCTTTTGTCCTCTCTCGCCCACGCAAGCGATTTATTTTCCGCCGGCCTTCGATGACTACGGCCGCGACGCACTGCAGGCCCACATTCCGGAATTGATTGAAGTGCACCCCGACGAGGCGCGCCGCTTTGCTTGCAATGCCGTCGTGATTGGCCGCACGGTAACCACCAACACCGGCTGCCCGCAGTTGCACGCCGCGCTGCGCGAGCGGGGCTTCACGCCGCAAGAAACCCTGCTGGATGAATTCGTAAAAGCCGGCGGCAGCGCCAAGTGCCTTACTTTGCGGCTGGATGGCGAAGAAGCCGCCGGCTGGAAAGCTGCCGCCCCAGACTAAAAGGTAGAAAAGTACGTTGGAAATCGACTTGCACTCCGGCCTTTTTTTTGGTTTCATCGGGGTTTAGGCCACTCAGGACCACGGAGAAGGCATGATGGCGGAAGAAGAGATCGTGCATGCAGCGACTTCGGCGGGGGTCAGCATTTCTCCCTCGCTCGATTTGGTTGCCGAATCCGCTCAAGTTCCGCACGAAGCTCCCTCGATTGATGCGCGCGTCGTCTGGCTATGTGGCGTGGCAATTATTTTGGGCGTAGCCGGTGCGCTAGTCGCCGAAGCGCTGATTCACCTCATTGATTTCATCACCAATTTCTCGTTTTATGGCACCCTTTCGCTCGACAAAGCTAGTCCGGCCGGTAATCATCTGGGAGTCTTCGTCATCGCCGTGCCAATTATCGGCGGTTTAATTATTGGCTTCATGGCCCGCTACGGTTCGCAAGCCATTCGCGGCCACGGCATTCCTGAGGCCATGGAGCAGGTGCTCACCAACCGCAGCCGCATTCCGGCGCGGGTGACGTTTTTGAAGCCCATCTCCGCAGCCATTGCGATGGGCACTGGCGGACCGTTTGGCGCAGAAGGGCCCATTATTGCCACCGGTGGAGCACTGGGATCGCTCTTAGGGCAATTCGTCCGCACCACGCCCGCGGAACGTAAAACGCTGCTGGCTGTCGGAGCAGCGGCAGGCATGTCGGCAGTGTTCGGCAGTCCTGTCGCCGCGGTGCTATTGTCGATTGAATTGCTGCTGTTCGAATTCCGCCCGCGCTCGATGATTCCCGTCGCTTTGGCGGCCGCCACGGCCGCCGGCATGCGGATTATTTTCGAAGGGTCGGAGCCCGTGTTCCCGATGCCTGCCGGAATTCAATCGCCACACTTGATGGCGATGGCCTTTTACATTTTGCTGGGCGCGGTGATGGGCGTGGCCGCCGCCGCCGTGACCAGAATTTTGTATGCCGTGGAAGACGCTTTTGAACGCCTGCCCGTCCATTGGATGTGGTGGCCGGCCATTGGCGCCGTCGCCGTCGGAATCATTGGTTATTTTGAACCGCACACGCTCGGCGTGGGCTATTCCAATGTCACCGCCATTATTTCCAACAACTGGTCGACACGGTTTGTCGCGGTCATGTGTTTTGCCAAGTTCGTTTCCTGGGCCATCGCGCTGGGCAGCGGAACTTCCGGCGGCACCATGGCGCCGTTGTTTACCGTCGGCGGCGGCTTGGGGCAGGTTCTGGGCGCGGTGGCTGTGATGCTGGTGCCGGCGGCCGGAATCGATTTGCGAATTGCCGCGCTGGTTGGCATGGCGGCCATGTTTGCCGGCGCCTCGCGGGCGTTATTGACTTCCACAGTGCTGGCGTTTGAAACCACGCTGCAGCCGCTGTGCGTGCTGCCGCTGTTGGGCGGCTGCGCAGCAAGTTATTTAGTTGCCTCGCTGCTGACCAAAACATCCATCATGACGGAAAAAATTGTCCGCCG
The genomic region above belongs to Pirellulales bacterium and contains:
- a CDS encoding TIGR00300 family protein is translated as MNRQSTGTAAASPPADMKCVEEVEVRGHIIDSLLLPKILDVIMAGGGAFRIKNIAIGQSRTDASYALLEVQSPTAETLSQILAQIADHGAVPTALNDARWEPADIDGAFPEGFYSTTNQRTEVRLDGHWVPVADQEMDCGVLVEKSATSSKASSNAAAAHSVSARCIAMTDVRRGMQIVVGHSGVRVFPEERKMERQTFEFMNSAVSTEKPKGVAIRQIAQEMFQTRASGGKSLLVGGPAIVHTGSGPYVCELIRRGYIHKLFAGNALATHDIEQSLFGTSLGVHLERGDLAEAGHEHHLRAINRIRRAGGIRPAVEQGILRSGIMYECVKNNVDFLLAGSIRDDGPLPEVITDSLEAQRQMREKIRDLTFCLMIATTLHSVAVGNLLPAWVKVVCVDINPSTVIKLNDRGSFQTVGLVTDVEPFLRALVEDLESLEKKPG
- a CDS encoding arginine deiminase-related protein, giving the protein MPSVQRCILMCPPDFYGIEYEINPWMSRQRQSDRPVTAAQWTALKQLLEAVGAIIELLPPQPGLPDLVFTANAALIYRNTAVMARFRHPERQGEVSHDEAWLREHGFEIRHVPENLHFEGAGDALFCGDTLFAGYRIRSHALSEQQIGEMLSCRVIPVELVDPYYYHLDTCFCPLSPTQAIYFPPAFDDYGRDALQAHIPELIEVHPDEARRFACNAVVIGRTVTTNTGCPQLHAALRERGFTPQETLLDEFVKAGGSAKCLTLRLDGEEAAGWKAAAPD
- a CDS encoding chloride channel protein, which produces MAEEEIVHAATSAGVSISPSLDLVAESAQVPHEAPSIDARVVWLCGVAIILGVAGALVAEALIHLIDFITNFSFYGTLSLDKASPAGNHLGVFVIAVPIIGGLIIGFMARYGSQAIRGHGIPEAMEQVLTNRSRIPARVTFLKPISAAIAMGTGGPFGAEGPIIATGGALGSLLGQFVRTTPAERKTLLAVGAAAGMSAVFGSPVAAVLLSIELLLFEFRPRSMIPVALAAATAAGMRIIFEGSEPVFPMPAGIQSPHLMAMAFYILLGAVMGVAAAAVTRILYAVEDAFERLPVHWMWWPAIGAVAVGIIGYFEPHTLGVGYSNVTAIISNNWSTRFVAVMCFAKFVSWAIALGSGTSGGTMAPLFTVGGGLGQVLGAVAVMLVPAAGIDLRIAALVGMAAMFAGASRALLTSTVLAFETTLQPLCVLPLLGGCAASYLVASLLTKTSIMTEKIVRRGVAAPHEYAPDLLQQVLVGAVAAKKVIALRATQTVKEVRAWMAADGPDSRHQGFPIVDSAGVLQGVLTRRDILEPQTPESKTLKDLLTRLPKFVYESTTVRQAADHMARHNIGRLPVLSHEKPPKIVGMITRSDILSVYRRELDESAQEAPTLKVPRLGRRKTKRKA